The Planctomycetia bacterium region CCGACGGCCGTATCGCCGTCGTATGGAGCAGTCCCAGCGAACTCGCTCAGGGCGATGAAGCCTTTGGGAGACTTTACGCCGGTGACGGTACGCTGACGACGGGCGAATTTCGCGTCAACGACCTGACGTCCGGCACGCAGCAGGCTGGAGTCGTCGCAATGGACGACGCGGCGAACTTCGTCGTGGCGTGGCAGTCGACGACCGGAGCGGACGCCGGCGACATTTACGTCCGGCGTTTCGATGCAGCGGGCGCGCCGCTTAGCGGCGACTTACTGGTTCCGTCCGTCAACGTCGGCACGCAGCGCTCACCGAGCGTCGCAGTCGACAATGACGGCGATTTTGCGATTGCCTGGAGCAGCGGCGATCAGGACGGCAGCGGCTACGGCACGTATGTCCGCCGGTTCGCCGCCAATGGCTTGAGCGTCACGGCCGCGTTGCCGGTCAACGTGGAAACGCAGGATCAGCAGATTCACCCCACGGTCGCCCTCGACGACGACGGCGAGATGCTGGTCGTTTGGAGCAGCCTCGGCCAGGACGGCGATGGCTATGGCGTCTACGGGCGGCGTTTCGCGCCGGCGAATCCCTTGGTCGGCGACACGAACGGCGATCTCAAGGTCGACGTCGTGGATCTCAACAACGTCCGCAACACCTTTGGTCAGAGCGGTCCCGACGTGGCCGGCGATACGAATGGCGACGATACGGTCAACGTGGAAGACCTCAACGCCGTGCGCAACAATTTTGGCGCCTCGGTCGTGCCTACCAGCGCCTCAAGGCAAACGAGCCGCACGACTGCGCCGCGGTCAGCGGTTCGCCAAATCGACCTTCCGCGCATCAAACATGCAGCGGCCGTCTGGGATCAGGCGATTCTGGAATTCCTCGACGTAAAGCCATTCAAGCCTCGCGTTCGTTAGACGTAGTGACTCGACACGGGCCCCGCGCGCGAATCTCTCAAATCTCACTTTTGACACTCGACGCGGCGTGTGCCACATTAGCGACTCCTGCAAACACGATTTCACGTCGCGTCTGGAGTCACTACGCATGCCGTCGCCGCTTTATCCGGTCCTCGATGCCCGCCGCGTTTCGCGCCGCTCGTTCTTGGCGCTCAGTTCGTCGCTGGCCGCGGCCTCCGTCTGGTCGTCGCGGGCCTGCGGCGCCGTGAAGCGCTATCCCAAGCTGGCGGATCATCCCTTTCAAATCGGCGTTGCCTCGGGCGATCCCGCGCCGGACGGCGTTGTGCTCTGGACGCGACTGGCGCCGAAACCGCTGGAGGGCGGCGGCATGCCACAGGAACCGGTCGAGGTTTCTTGGCAAGTCGCCGACGACGAAGGTTTTACCAAGATCGCCCGTGAAGGCACGACGGTCGCCACTCCGGATTGGGCGCATTCGGTGCATGTCGAGGCGGATGGCCTTGCGCCCGACCGCTGGTACTTTTACCGCTTCAAGGTCGGCAACGATATTAGCCCCGTGGGGCGCACGCGCACCACGCCGGCGCTGGATGCCTCACCGGCCAACGTGAAGTTCGCCTTCGCCTCGTGCCAGCATTACGAGAACGGCTTGTACACCGCTTATGAACACATGCTGGCCGAGCATCCGGATCTGGTGATTCATCTCGGCGATTACATCTACGAAGGCCCCGGGCGCGAGAACCAGGTCCGCAAGCATGTGGGGCCGGAGATCACGTCGGTCGAGCATTATCGCAATCGGCATGCGCAATACAAAACCGACGCCGCGCTGCAAGCCATGCACGCCGCCGCGCCGTGGATCGTCACCTGGGACGATCACGAAGTCGACAACAATTACGCCAATTCCATCTCCGAGATCGAAGGCGTCACTCCGGAGGAGTTGCTGGAACGTCGCGCGCATGGCTATCAGGCCTACTACGAACACATGCCATTGCGCAAAAGTTCACTGCCACAGGGACCGAACATGCAACTCTATCGGCGCGTGCCCTATGGACGCCTCGCGGAGTTCTTCGTGCTCGACTCGCGCCAGTATCGCAGCGATCAACCCTGCGGCGACGGTAACAAGCCGCAGTGCCCCGAGGCCTTGAGCGAGCAGCGCACCATGCTCGGTGAGCAGCAGCGCACTTGGCTCTGCGACGGTCTGGCCGACACGCCTAGCAACTGGAAAATCCTCGCCCAGCAAGTCATGTTCGCCCGCGTCGATCGCAAGCATGGCGAGGAAGTCGGTTACAGCATGGACCAGTGGCCAGGCTACGAGGCCGACCGCAGGCGCTTGTTGAAATGTTTCCGCGAACGCCAGATCGCCAATCCCGTCGTGCTGACCGGCGACATTCACAGCAACTGGGCCAACGAGTTGATCGCCGATTTCGACGACCTGGATTCGGAACCGCTCGCGGCGGAGTTCGTCGGGACGTCGATCAGTTCCGGCGGCGACGGCGCGGCGAACCCCCGTGGCGTGGAACGCACGCTGGCCGAAAATCCGTTCGTCAAGTTCAACAACGCCGAGCGCGGCTACGTCGTCTGCCAGTTGACGCCCGACACGTGGCGCACCGACTACCGCACCGTCGAATACGTCACCCGGCCAGGCGCGACGCTCAACACCCGCGCGTCATTCATCCTGGAAAGCGGCGACTCAACCTTGAAACCGGCTTGACCGAATCTGCCTGCCACTTCAAATCGCCTGCAAGCACGCTACGGACGGGTGCCTGGGGCTGGGGCAGCGGTTCTCTTGTTGCAGGCTCGCAACGGCTGGGGCATCGCAACGTTACTATCGAGAATAGAACGAAGCCCCAGCGCGCTCGACATTGCCATGGTTGTTGCTCGTGCCCCTGCCCCAGGCACCCATCGCACATATCGAGTCGCGTCAACCGCAACTAATCCTTCGGAGGCGGCGGGGGCAGGGACACGGCGCTGGCTTCTTGCACTTCCATCAGCAAGCGTCCTAACAGCGTGTGCGTGGATTGAAAATCCGCGCTGGACGTCAGCGCTTCGTAGCGAGCATCGGCGGCGACCTTGTCGTAACGCTTGAGCACCGTTTCCACGACGTCCACGGGCGGACCGTTTTCGGCAGGCATCGGAATCGCCAGGTAGTCGCGCCATTCCGCCGGAAGACGCGTCTGCAGTTTGTCGTGCGCACTGCGCAATTCCTCCTGCGTCGCGCGCAGCGCCGTGGTCGGGCCAAAAACGAAACTCACCTCGCTGGGTGCGGATGCGGGCGGTTTATCGAGCGCCGCGATCAATCGTGCCACGTCGGACGCCGCGGCCTCGCCTCCTTGTTGGAACGAAGCGGTGGCCGCAGGGTCAATCGACAGCATCGCGCCATCGAGCGAAACACCGGCGAACAGCCCGCGCGAGCGCGAATAGGAATACACTGCGGCCTTGAGTTGTTCGTCCGTGGCGGCGCTGGCCTGCCGTCCCACGGGTCCGGCCGCCACCGCGGCGTCGGCGCCGAGGGTGAACTTGCTCCCGCTCAGCAGGTTATCGATGCCCTGCTTGTTCTTGAACACCAGCACCACGTCGGTACTCTGCACGCCGATCTGCCAGCCCAGACTGCCGCCGGTGAGCTCGATAAACGTCGGCGCGGTCCAGGCCCCATCCTTGTCGCGCGAGACCACAATGCCGCGGCCGTGTCGCCCGCCGATAATTACGCCGACCTTGACGACGCCCGGAATCACGGCCACGGCCTGCGCGTCGGCCAACAGCGCATCCGGGATCGACTTCACCTTGAGCGCCCGCGTCTCCTCCAGCACCTGCGCCGCCGACTGCAAGGTCTGCTGGGGCGTCGGCGCAGCCACAGCGGCATGGACCATCCCGGCGACCAGCAACATCCCAACGAAGCAATGCCTGAACTCTCGCATACCGCCCTCCTGGCACGAACGAACCGATGACCCTGGGAATCCCAGCCCTAGCATAAGCCGGGGGGTTCCGGGGCGGGAAGGTCAATCCGGGGAGCGTCTTTCATGCCCGGCTCGTCGCATTTGCTGTGTCCAGCATCGCAGGGGGCCTGCGGCGAAGATTGGCCCCAATAGAGACGCACGAGAGACGAAGACTATAGCGCCAATTGTCGCGCCATCATTGCGAACCGTTCCAAGGAACATCGAATGCCCCGACACAACCGCCTCTTATTAAGCGCCGGTCTGATCCCGCTCCCTTGGTTCTTAGCCTGGTCACTCGCCGCCGCGGCATTGGCGACCGGGTATAGTTCGGTTTCTCAGCACGCTAGCGAGCTACTCCAATTTGAAGGACTGCCCAGCACTTTCCTAAGGATCGCGGCGATCGGATCCGGCGCGGCGTTCGTGGCATTCGCTATCGGGCTTTGGTGGCAGTCCGGCGTCTATTTCGCGGTGGGCGCGTGTGGATGGCTCGTGTTCGGCTTGGCCATGGCGTCTAACGGCATCTGGCCCATGGGAGATCCGAAACACGGCTTGTACGCGGCGGGAGTTATTAACCTTATTGCGCCGGCAGTATCCCACCTGGAGTCGCGCGTCCTGGTGAAAAGCGGTCGATTCTACGCTCTGACCGCGTTTGTTAGCGTCGCGGGCGTGATCTACCTGTGGCTCAATCTGGTTGGCGCCGACCCTCCCGCCTATCGCGGATTGACGCAACGAGTTTTCTCTTCCATTTGCTCGCTGTGGCCGTTTGTCACTGCGCTGTGGCTGCTACGAAGCGATTCTTTGCCAGCCGAAGTTGACCGCGAAAAATGAAGTCCAAGGAGCGCGTCTCACGTGGTAAAATTCGGCGAACCCTTGCCGACGTTGTCCCGGGAACACTGCCCATGCGTTGTGTCGACTCGCTCCTCGCCGTCGTCTTGTCCTGTTTCGCTTCCGCCGTCCGCGCCGAAGATTGGCCTCAGTGGATGGGCCCGAACCGGGACGATCAGTGGACCGAGTCCGGCATCATCGACGCGTTTCCGGCGGAGGGTCCGACGGTGTTGTGGCGCGCCCCGATCGCCGGCGGGTATTCCGGGCCCGCGGTCGCTGGCGGCAAGGTGTTCGTCACCGACTTCGCGCTGGAGAACGGCGAAGTCAAGAACGACCCGGGCGGGCGTGTCGAGTTGAAGGGACAAGAACGCGTCCTGAGTTTCGACGCCGAAACGGGCCAGCCGCTTTGGCAGTACGCCTATCTGTGCGAATACAAGATTTCCTATCCGGCCGGCCCGCGCGCGACCCCAACTGTGGCCGACGGCAAGGTTTACACGCTCGGGGCCGAAGGGCACCTGGCCTGCCTCGACGCGCAGACCGGCGAGCTCGCCTGGTCCAAGGAGTTGAAGCAGGAATATAAAATCGAATCCCCGATCTGGGGCTTCTGCGGACATCCGCTCGTCGATGGCCAGAAGCTCATCTGCCTGGTCGGCGGCGAAGGCTCGGTGGCGGTGGCGTTCGATAAGGACACCGGCCGGGAACTGTGGCGAGCCCTCTCCGCCTCGGAGCCAGGCTATTGCCCGCCGACGATCATCGAAGCCGGCGGCGTGCGACAACTGCTGATCTGGCATGCCCAGAGCCTCAACAGCCTGAACCCGGCGACCGGCGAAGTCTATTGGTCGCTCCCCTTGGAGCCCGGCTACGGGATGGCCATCGCCCGGCCAATGCAAGCCGGCGACTACCTGTTCGCCTCAGGCATCGGCGAAGTCTGCGCGGTGTTCAAGCTCGATCGCGAGAAGCCGGCCGCCGAGGAAGTCTGGCGCGGGACCAAGGAGAATTCCCTCTATTGCTCAAATAGCACGCCGCTGATCACCGATGGCATTATTTACGGCAGCGATTGCGGCAAGGGCACCTTCCGCGCGGTCCGCCTGGAAGACGGCGAACGGCTCTGGGAGACCTTCGCCCCGACCACCGGCGGCGAACGCCGCGCCGGGCATGGTACGGCCTTTGTGACGCAAAATGGCGACCGGTACTTCCTGTTCAGCGAAACCGGCGACCTGATCATCGCCCGGCTGACCCCGGAAAAGTACGAGGAGGTCAGCCGCACGCATCTGATCGACCCAACTAACGAGGCCTTCGGCCGCACGGTCGTTTGGACCCATCCAGCCTTTGCGAATCGCTGTGTTTACGCCCGGAACGACAAAGAACTGGTCTGCGTTTCCCTCGCCAAGGAGTGAAATCGCCAGGATTTGTGGTCAGAATGGAGGTTCGTCGCCTTCGCGGGACTGACTCGGCGGTCAGGCCGGCAAGAATCCGACATCGGCGACGAACTAACCCTTATCGACTGGTCCGTTCGCACAGTATCCCGCCGGGGAGAGTTCATCTATGTGGTTGCGTCTTGCCGTTTTGACGGGCATGTTTTTCGGCGTAAGCCGGATCTGGATGAACGAGGCGCCGGTCTTTCGCGGCACCAGCATCGTCTATCACAACCCCGTTAACGGGCACTACTACCAGTGGATTCAGGCCTCGGGCATCGATTGGCACGACGCCTTCGAGGACGCGGCCCGCACGCGCTTTGCCGGCGCGCACGGCCACCTCGCCACGGTGGCGACCGACCAGGAGAGCCAGTTCCTCAAGCACCAACTGCATATCGGGGACGCGCTCTGGATGGCCGCCAGCGACGAGGAGCAGGAAGGCACGTGGAAATGGGTCGCCGGCGAAGAAGCCGGACAGACCTTTTTCGTCGTCGGAGAAGAGCCGTCGGAAGGCCAGTTCTCGAACTGGGGCGACGGCGAACCAAACAATCAAGACAACGAGGACTTCGCAACGATCGGCTGGATGGGAGAGCCGAAATGGAATGACCTAGGTGACAGGGCCGGCTCCGCGCGCGGTTACCTGGTTGAGTTCACGGGTTTGCCAAAGCCCGAAAAGCTGATCGTCACGACCGGCAACACTTACTCGCCGCAATTCCGCTCAGAGCGCCCAACGATCGTCGGCGAAAAAGAAGGCCGCGTCCATCGCTGGTAGTCGCGAGCACTCTCTTACTTTCGGCAGTGAAATGCGGCTTTTTGGCAGCGGGGGGCGCCACTGGCGGCTCGACCGCCAGTGTGATGCGGCGTCAACTCCGGCACTGGCGGACAAGCCGCCAGTGGCACCCAGCGCTCGCGGCTCGTGCTCACAAAGCGTTAGCGCGCCGGCGCATTCGCCGCCGGGAAATCGTCCTTTTCCGCCGCGGCGATGATTTCATCTTCGTCGACGGCATTTAACGCCGCTTTATGACTGCGCGGCGCGCCGGCGCAGCCAGCGATGAAGAAGATCGCGCTGGCGAACCAAGAAAGCATCGCAAGATTTTGCCGCATGGCCGTCATCTCAATCGGGGACGCGGATGGCTACTCGGGACGCTTCTGCCGGAGAAAATCGTTGGGCGTCTTGGGCTTTTCTTCTTTCGCCGTGAACAGCGAGCCGAGCCACGATTCCTTTTCTTCCGACTTCCGCTTGTACGGTTTCGCGCCGCCGCCCCAAGCGTTCTTGGACGGCTCTTGCTCGTTATCCCAGAACGTCAGCGTATCCCAGGTCTTTGACGCCATTCGCGTCGTGCTTTGATTCACCTTCTGAATCGGCGCCGGCGTCCGCAGCTTCGGCAGCTTCCAGCTGGTCAGACCGGACGACTTCTTTTTCTTGCTGCTCGCGCTCGACTTCGCGAACGGATTCAACTTCTTGAGCGACCAGCCCTCGCCCTGCGCGGCGGGAGCCGCCAGGCTCAGCGCCATCAGGCACACCAGCGTCCAGCATACGGCCTTCTTCACGGCTTCTGCCTCCATGCAAATTGTCGATACGTTAGCGAGGACTCCGCCACGCGCGCCCAAAAGACCACGCGCGGGGCGGGAGTGTTGCAGAACGGGCGAACAACGTCCAGAGCGAAATTGGAGTTGCTTTTTGGGCCCGACGCTGGCTGCATCGCTAACGGTGGAAAAGCCCAGGGAAGGCCTCTCAAAGACGAACCATCATCGAGAGTCTTTGGGGGCCTTCCCTGGGCCTGGTGCTGTGCGCGGTTGGAATAACCGCGCGCAGTTGTTGCGACGGCGGTTGTTCCATCGGCGTCGGAGACGCCTCTCACAGACAACAGACAGTAGAGGTGCAGGCGTCCGCGAAACATGGCGCGCTGATTCCGCTATTCCACCGTGTACTGCGGGTGCAGCGGCGTACCTTGCGTGGCCAACATGCGGTTGATGGCCGTTAACAGGGCTCGCGCGCTGGCTTCGATGCTATCCGTCGAGGCGCCGCGACCGCGGAACATGGCGCCGTTTTTTTCCAGCTCGACGTTCACTTCGGCTTGCGCGTCTTTGCCC contains the following coding sequences:
- a CDS encoding alkaline phosphatase D family protein — translated: MPSPLYPVLDARRVSRRSFLALSSSLAAASVWSSRACGAVKRYPKLADHPFQIGVASGDPAPDGVVLWTRLAPKPLEGGGMPQEPVEVSWQVADDEGFTKIAREGTTVATPDWAHSVHVEADGLAPDRWYFYRFKVGNDISPVGRTRTTPALDASPANVKFAFASCQHYENGLYTAYEHMLAEHPDLVIHLGDYIYEGPGRENQVRKHVGPEITSVEHYRNRHAQYKTDAALQAMHAAAPWIVTWDDHEVDNNYANSISEIEGVTPEELLERRAHGYQAYYEHMPLRKSSLPQGPNMQLYRRVPYGRLAEFFVLDSRQYRSDQPCGDGNKPQCPEALSEQRTMLGEQQRTWLCDGLADTPSNWKILAQQVMFARVDRKHGEEVGYSMDQWPGYEADRRRLLKCFRERQIANPVVLTGDIHSNWANELIADFDDLDSEPLAAEFVGTSISSGGDGAANPRGVERTLAENPFVKFNNAERGYVVCQLTPDTWRTDYRTVEYVTRPGATLNTRASFILESGDSTLKPA
- a CDS encoding lipid-binding SYLF domain-containing protein, which encodes MREFRHCFVGMLLVAGMVHAAVAAPTPQQTLQSAAQVLEETRALKVKSIPDALLADAQAVAVIPGVVKVGVIIGGRHGRGIVVSRDKDGAWTAPTFIELTGGSLGWQIGVQSTDVVLVFKNKQGIDNLLSGSKFTLGADAAVAAGPVGRQASAATDEQLKAAVYSYSRSRGLFAGVSLDGAMLSIDPAATASFQQGGEAAASDVARLIAALDKPPASAPSEVSFVFGPTTALRATQEELRSAHDKLQTRLPAEWRDYLAIPMPAENGPPVDVVETVLKRYDKVAADARYEALTSSADFQSTHTLLGRLLMEVQEASAVSLPPPPPKD
- a CDS encoding DUF998 domain-containing protein encodes the protein MPRHNRLLLSAGLIPLPWFLAWSLAAAALATGYSSVSQHASELLQFEGLPSTFLRIAAIGSGAAFVAFAIGLWWQSGVYFAVGACGWLVFGLAMASNGIWPMGDPKHGLYAAGVINLIAPAVSHLESRVLVKSGRFYALTAFVSVAGVIYLWLNLVGADPPAYRGLTQRVFSSICSLWPFVTALWLLRSDSLPAEVDREK
- a CDS encoding PQQ-binding-like beta-propeller repeat protein is translated as MRCVDSLLAVVLSCFASAVRAEDWPQWMGPNRDDQWTESGIIDAFPAEGPTVLWRAPIAGGYSGPAVAGGKVFVTDFALENGEVKNDPGGRVELKGQERVLSFDAETGQPLWQYAYLCEYKISYPAGPRATPTVADGKVYTLGAEGHLACLDAQTGELAWSKELKQEYKIESPIWGFCGHPLVDGQKLICLVGGEGSVAVAFDKDTGRELWRALSASEPGYCPPTIIEAGGVRQLLIWHAQSLNSLNPATGEVYWSLPLEPGYGMAIARPMQAGDYLFASGIGEVCAVFKLDREKPAAEEVWRGTKENSLYCSNSTPLITDGIIYGSDCGKGTFRAVRLEDGERLWETFAPTTGGERRAGHGTAFVTQNGDRYFLFSETGDLIIARLTPEKYEEVSRTHLIDPTNEAFGRTVVWTHPAFANRCVYARNDKELVCVSLAKE
- a CDS encoding lectin-like protein; translation: MWLRLAVLTGMFFGVSRIWMNEAPVFRGTSIVYHNPVNGHYYQWIQASGIDWHDAFEDAARTRFAGAHGHLATVATDQESQFLKHQLHIGDALWMAASDEEQEGTWKWVAGEEAGQTFFVVGEEPSEGQFSNWGDGEPNNQDNEDFATIGWMGEPKWNDLGDRAGSARGYLVEFTGLPKPEKLIVTTGNTYSPQFRSERPTIVGEKEGRVHRW